The window GCTCTGCCTAAAGGCAGAACTAAAATGAAAAAGCCCAACCCAACCATCCACATCGCCATCCTAGTGAACCATTATCCTCTCAGTAATTATCACTGGAATACAGGCAATATATCTGGTCAAATGAGAGTGACCCCATCGACAATGATGTTATCAAGGATTAGGAATCTCAGTCTCATAGCCACTACTTAAGGCACCACTTCCCACAATTATCTCCATGATGATTAGGCTGCCATCTCTAGGTTTCCTGTGTGGGTGTTTAAAGCACCCTATCTTGGTACTACTCATTGGATCTAATCATCTGTGAGAAATGACATCACTCCTAAAATATAGTTTAATCTACCAAAATAGTATTTCTTATAGAATTCATTTGTTAAGTACTTCATCAAAATCAAATGATATACTTGGATAAGAGCAAGATTTGCTTTTTTGCAAGCACCTGGATTAGATAAAGGATCTTGCACCATCTTCTCCACTCCATCCAAAGGATATTCATGTTGGTCTCCTCTAATATTCTCTTTTCTTTCCTgaaaataattaaagcagaacAGATGAAAGGAGGGAAATGATGAAGTACTGAAACGGCAATTTATGAAGTCATCTCACTCAAATAGTAATTTGTAAATTCATAAGGTAACAATCCTTTTCAGTTAATTTAGTCAACCAGATATCATGCCAAATTTCTGAAGATCATTTATCCACCGACTGTTTACCCTTTTTCtcttgaaaaagagaaaaaatatctTCAGATGTTGAgcaataaaaaaatcatagagTTGGCTCAAAATTAGTATCCTAAGAAACAAAAGTAAGGCAATAAATCCAGATGCTCATTCATAAATGAGTGGAGCTCAAACATCCATCATCCTACAGCAGTTGAGATGTAAGATAAAACACAATGCTACAGCATACTAAGTGTTAACAAGAGTATATATCGTCATTTTCTCCAATACCAAAAATCATATAGCCGTTgtgattcaaaaattcaaaatttagCAGTCAGATTATTTAGGAATTCAAGAAAAACATAACTAGACcaaaatattcatgaaatattttgataaaaaggTGGGATTAAATATATACAAAGATCTTTTTACTAGATAGAGaagtttaaatataatttttaatacatTCCAGGGATAGAGCTTAACATGACTCCTCACACCTCTTGCCAACCATGTGGTATTGATGAAGCAAGGATTTCAACAAAATAACTGAACTGCCCGTTTAAAGAGAAAACTAATCTATTTGGTGATCGTTCTAAGATGCAAGGTTCTGGAGCTGTACTTATTGATCAGTAAGGACTTAACTCTCAGTTTGATACCAGTTTTGAGATCCGTctgatatattaaataattaaaatgttATTAGTCCAATTGGTTATTCAAAGTAAGATCAGATTGCGATTTAAATACTTGATGACCGGAACATTTACTCATCTGATAGTACAAGCCCGTATACCGTCTGATATCAGACCAGTATTTAAAATCTTGCCAAAAAATATTCGGAAGAAGGAAGAGTATACATACTCTTCCAATTTtctaagaaaatgataaaaaataatattggatATGGCATGGTCCTCCAAATAATAATCTAAAGTGAGCATACGTACAAAAGCAACTTTTAGTTTTTCATTTTAATATTTGCACTAGGACATGAGAGCAAAAGATGCAATGCGATGTGCCAAGAAGAATTAAGCACATATGTGATATCTATGAGGTTTGAGGAAGTAAAATATGTTTATTTGAGCGGAAAACCAAAATAAATAGTGTCACAAAGTTTATGTTCAAAATCATAACAAAAAAGACGGCAATCACAATTGCATCAAAAGTTTCTCATTTCTTATGTCAATTCATATAACAGGCGTACTATTCAATAACATAGGTTATGTTTGATAAAACATCATTACCatatctaagaaaaatatattaattattacaGGAGCATAATATCCATACCTTGACTCTCTGGATATCCACGAGAGTGATGAGTGGGATAAGGTCCAAGTATCGAGCAATCTCAGCCTGTGCACTCCCTAACTGTTTCGCAATGTCCCATCCCATGACCAGAAGATACAGATAGTTCCGATCCTGGCAGCTGTTTACAAGAATGTAAGACCTCCTCAGTGCATCCTCCAGCAGCTCCAATGGCTCTCTCGTACTTCGATGCTTTCTGAGTTCCGAGATCCTCAGCTGCTCCAAAAGGTTGCCGACCAGCTTCAGCTGATGTGCAAATTGCCGGCAATTTTTCCTGTGCATTCGTGCATCCGAGGCGACCTTTATAATCATTCTGATTAGGCTGACAGCATCGACTCCCACCAGCTGCATGACACTGGCAACGTCGCCTACGGGCCCCCAGGTTGATGCCATTGCTCCCACACACAAGGGCAAACCTAAAACCTAAGAAACAGAGGGTACAGACAtccaaaaagaaagagaaaagaggCAATCAACCATAGAATCAATCCAAACGAAGAACCAAATTAAATCAAAGACAAAGTAACTTCGAGATGCATGGCAGTAATACCTGGACTGGACCGGAGCTCCAAAGAAATGCCCTGTCACGATGATCCACCCCGCTCCACCCTTTCGTTGCTTTTTCTATAAGAACCAGAAGCGATGAAAGAGAATCGCTCTTAAAGATAGACAGAAGGGGTAGAGAGAGCAGGGGAAGACCTGAGGGAGGACATGTTGACTATGCGCACGCCGAAACTTCGTTGCTCTTTCATACGTATGGCCACTACAGGAACACGCGGCCGGGCTACTCCCCCGCCCGCTTACCGTGTCTTCGAGCATCCCTGTGTGATTGCCACTTCCTCTGTTCATTTTAGAGGCCGGAAGACCATTAAAAAGGCCGAGTTTAATGGGCTACGGCCCGTAAAGCGCATTCTAACCTCTTCGAACGAGCATATGGGAGCCCATGTCCAAAGGCCGAGTCCACTTCTCCGACAAAGAAGTGGCACGGCGGAGACGAGCGGGCGATGGCGATGGCGGCGGCTCCTGGCAGCAGCAAATGTCTCCTGGTCACCGGCCCTCCGGTAACTCCACACCAAGCCCCCACTGTGTTTTTGTATATGAGCGAGCAAATCTTTCATCTTTCTCTCATGGTTGCTGTTATCTTAGGGCCTGGGGAAGACGACCTTGATCACGAGGGTTCTTGAAGCCCTGCGGACCTCCCATCCTCACCTGACCGTTCAGGGCTTCTACACTCGTATGATcacctttcctctctctctctctctctctctctctctctctctctctctctctctctccctctctctctctctgttgtagtattgttgttgatgatgatgtttCAATCTTTTGTTGTTACTGTGTTGCATAGGTGAGGTGAGGGAGGGGGCGGACAGGGTGGGGTTTGAAGTCGTCACCTTGGACGGTAGGCGCGGCCCCCTCGCTTCCTCCAAGATCTCAAGGTTCGTtttgcttttccttttccttttgtttgATTTCCTCGCCTTCCCCGCATTCAGCTGCGGCTGGGACTTATCGAAGCAGGATCTTTGCCTGTTGCTGATGATGTGCTGGTCGTTAGAGTGTTTTCGGAGAATGGTGGTGAGAAAGGGTTAGGTTATGCGCACCAAGACTTGGAAACACATAGGGAAAAGAGAAAGGATGGGTTTCTGGAAGCCCATACCGTAGTGGTCGCCGGAGAATTTCTATTGTTCCTTGAACTCTGATTTCTTATTAAACAGCTGATCACAAACCACCATGGTTCGCCATATGGAGTTGCATGCATATGTAGTTTGCATATATTCTTTCGACATTGTAAAGACTATCGCCACTTTTCACTTGCTTCTGGTTGACACATCCATGTTTTTCAATGCAGCTGTGAATAtgtgatgaaattataaataaagtagTTGGTGGTTCTTAGAGGATTTGCTGTTTTCTATAATAAGCATTAGTAAATGGTTCGAAAAATCTTGCCAGGAAAAAAGGTATGCAGGTCTGAGGTGCTTATATTTGGTGCATTTCCAAGATTTTGTGAGGCTATATTTAGGATGTCAAAAGAAGAACTTTACAAGAACTCGTAATGCATATTGGCAGTAGTTAATAGTTTGTAGTTCAACATTCAGTCGAAAAGAACATGTGGTGTAAGGAATCAGTAGTAAGGAAAAAACTGTTGAAATGTGATTTTTTTGTATATTGATCTAcataatatcatttttaaattaaatGTGTCAGCTAAAAGTGGATTTGGTTGGAGAAGGAAATTCTTTGAACGTGTTCAATCATTTGTCTAATTTTGTTTCCTGCATCCAGCAGGCAAGTTCTGTTGGACCTTATAACCAGGTAGATCCAGATCTATGGCTGTTTTAGTCTCCATTTTCATCTAATTATTGATTTGTTATTTCAAAATTAAAGTGTTTTTTGGTGTAACGTCTTTCCTCATATATTTGTTTAGTTCACACTTGTTGTTCTAGTTGCGACCAACACACCAGTTTTTCTTTGCAAATGCATAAGTAATTATGGGTTGGTTGGCGTAGATGTtggccttccttttctttttttttttccatgttaGATCTAGCTTACAATGGATTGCAAAAGTAACTCTTGCCAgttagttaatcttcttttgggAACCAGTTATAAAGTATCGAGGGTTTTACATTCTCTATATTCTAACTGctttttgatttttttccttattttttgcATGTTTGCTAAGTTTTGTACTAATTTTATACATgactcttttctttttcctctcagGATTTGTTATATATTAACCCTGGTTATTTAAAGTCCTTATAGTTTTACTGCTCTCATTGTCATCATTGTCTTCATTGCCTTGGTTGTCATTATTATGTGTAAAACTTAAAAGTTCTTTTCAGGCATAATGTAACTTATCTTTGCGATTGTAGCACAGAGTCTTTCAGGTGGCCTACTGTTGGAAAATATAAAGTAGATGTTGCCTCATTTGAATCTTTGGCATTGCCTCAATTGCAGGTAAGCTGAGATTACTACTTGCAAGACAGCTTCTAGTGCTCTAATGTGTAGTAATAGTGCTAATTTCGTTATGCATTTCACATCAGATCAAGGAAGGCATAGATCTTTTTATAGTTGATGAAGTGGGTAAAATGGAACTATATAGTTCTTCTTTTTTCCCTGCTGTTCTGAGAGTTCTTGATTCCAATATTCCTTTTTTGGCAACGATACCTATACCTAAGTTTGGCCGTGACATTCCCGGAGGTACACTGTTTTCCTTTAATAGCTTGGTGTTTATGTTTGTGCTGATTTATGAAGTTAGATAAATTTAAGTTACTTAAGATAAAATCATAGATATTTCATTTGTTTGTCCGTTTCTTGTGTCTAATTTGTTTTAACTTTTCACACAACTTCTTGTCCAGTTCCTTATCATTAGTATATCACTACATTGAAAGAGCATCCGTAGCTCATCTCATTTTTGTGAATATTATGATGACCGTTCCACATTCCATTCTTTTGAATTCTGATCTCTTTGGATAACTAAAGTATTCTTCATAAGATATCATGGTTGGAACTAATTGGTAACATCTATTATTTGTCTTACGATAGTACATTTCATATTAGTCCACAGTGTGTAACTTTGAAAATATTTTCGAGCCTGGTATGCCAGCTTTTTTCTTTATTGAAGTTACATACACCAGGTGGATGATCTTGCATCAGTTATTTGATTTCTCTGTTGCCAGGTGTAGATGTTTCTTCTAGGGGGACTTTGATTCACATTCTGCAAAATATTTGTCTTCAACAG of the Musa acuminata AAA Group cultivar baxijiao chromosome BXJ3-2, Cavendish_Baxijiao_AAA, whole genome shotgun sequence genome contains:
- the LOC135631702 gene encoding uncharacterized protein LOC135631702; translation: MAMAAAPGSSKCLLVTGPPGLGKTTLITRVLEALRTSHPHLTVQGFYTREVREGADRVGFEVVTLDGRRGPLASSKISSTESFRWPTVGKYKVDVASFESLALPQLQIKEGIDLFIVDEVGKMELYSSSFFPAVLRVLDSNIPFLATIPIPKFGRDIPGVARLRNHPGATVFTLNPGNRDAMKDTIYSQIVNLLQNH